A stretch of the Archangium violaceum genome encodes the following:
- a CDS encoding aldehyde dehydrogenase family protein: MLAERYPYYLANRPRQSNAELAVTDKYSGEVVTRVALADAAAVEEAIAAAVRATGPMRRLAPYARQEVLEHCVRRFHERAEELALALCVEAGKPLRDARGEVTRLIDTFKAAAEEAVRLEGEVLNLEVSRRAAGYRGFTQRVPVGPCSFITPFNFPLNLVAHKVAPAIAAGCPFVLKPSDRTPVSAMLLAEVLAETELPEGAFSVLPTRLEDVGPFIEDDRLKLLSFTGSEKVGWELKARAGRKKVVLELGGNAACVVDRDQGERLDFVADRVAHGAFFQAGQSCISVQRVLVHEELYDALRERLVARARALRAGNPRDESTTLGPMIDEPAARRLEGWIQRAVERGARVLTGGGRRGALLEATVLEGVPADEPLSAEEAFGPVVLLQPFQAFDEALRVVNEGRYGLQAGLFTNDLSKAMHAWDELEVGGVVVGDVPSFRVDTMPYGGVKGSGVGREGVKYAIEDMTELRLLVLRPQ, encoded by the coding sequence ATGCTGGCTGAACGCTATCCGTATTACCTGGCCAACCGTCCGCGGCAGTCCAACGCGGAGCTGGCCGTGACCGATAAGTACTCGGGCGAGGTCGTGACCCGCGTGGCGCTCGCGGACGCGGCGGCCGTGGAGGAGGCCATCGCCGCCGCGGTGCGCGCGACGGGCCCCATGCGGCGGCTGGCGCCGTATGCGCGGCAGGAGGTGCTCGAGCACTGTGTGCGCCGCTTCCATGAGCGGGCCGAGGAGCTCGCGCTCGCGCTCTGCGTCGAGGCGGGCAAGCCCCTGCGCGACGCTCGGGGCGAGGTCACCCGGTTGATCGACACGTTCAAGGCGGCGGCCGAGGAGGCCGTGCGGCTCGAGGGCGAGGTGCTGAACCTGGAGGTGTCCCGGCGCGCGGCCGGCTACCGGGGCTTCACCCAGCGCGTGCCCGTGGGCCCGTGCTCGTTCATCACCCCGTTCAACTTCCCGCTCAACCTGGTGGCGCACAAGGTGGCGCCGGCCATCGCCGCGGGTTGCCCGTTCGTGCTCAAACCGTCGGATCGCACGCCCGTGAGCGCGATGCTCCTGGCCGAGGTGCTCGCCGAGACGGAGCTCCCCGAGGGGGCCTTCTCGGTGCTCCCGACGCGCCTCGAGGACGTGGGGCCCTTCATCGAGGACGACCGGCTGAAGCTGCTCTCGTTCACCGGCTCGGAGAAGGTGGGGTGGGAGCTCAAGGCGCGCGCTGGCCGCAAGAAGGTGGTCCTGGAGTTGGGAGGCAACGCGGCCTGCGTGGTGGACCGTGACCAGGGCGAACGCCTGGACTTCGTCGCGGACCGGGTGGCCCATGGCGCCTTCTTCCAGGCGGGGCAGAGCTGCATCTCGGTGCAGCGCGTGCTCGTGCACGAGGAGCTGTACGACGCGCTGCGCGAGCGGCTCGTCGCACGGGCGCGGGCGCTGCGCGCGGGGAACCCCCGGGACGAGTCCACCACGCTCGGTCCGATGATCGACGAGCCCGCCGCGCGGCGGCTGGAGGGCTGGATTCAACGCGCGGTGGAGCGGGGGGCTCGTGTGCTGACGGGGGGAGGGCGGCGCGGCGCACTGCTCGAGGCCACCGTGCTGGAGGGCGTGCCCGCCGACGAGCCGCTGAGCGCGGAGGAGGCCTTCGGTCCGGTCGTATTGCTCCAGCCCTTCCAGGCATTCGACGAGGCGCTGCGAGTGGTGAACGAGGGGCGCTATGGATTGCAGGCGGGCCTCTTCACCAATGACTTGTCGAAGGCGATGCACGCGTGGGACGAGCTGGAGGTGGGAGGCGTCGTCGTGGGCGACGTGCCGAGCTTCCGCGTCGACACGATGCCCTACGGCGGCGTGAAGGGCTCGGGGGTGGGGCGCGAGGGCGTGAAGTACGCCATCGAGGACATGACCGAGCTGCGGCTGCTCGTGCTACGCCCGCAGTGA
- a CDS encoding acetolactate synthase large subunit yields MKASDVFVKALEAEGVRCVFGLPGEENLDLLESMRASGMRFVVTRHEQAAGFMAATWGRLTGNAGVCLATLGPGATNFVTAAAYAQLGAMPMVMITGQKPIKVSKQGHFQIVDVVGMMRPLTKSTRTLVSAEHVPSAVREAFRRAQEERPGATHLELPEDVARESTEAAPLAPMVHRRPVADEASIAQAVEAIASARRPLLMIGAGANRKLTSEMLRVFVDRVGIPFFSTQMGKGVVDETHPLWMGTAALSDGDYVHRAIEASDCIINVGHDVIEKPPFVMRDDRRTVVHLNFSPAGVDPVYFPKVEVTGDIANAVWRLAEGVGPRSHWDFSPFEQARAGLDAQLARGTDDDRFPIYPARLVAEVRRAMPDDGIVCLDNGMYKLWFARYYRCRRPNTLLLDNALATMGAGLPSALAAKLVHPRRKVLAVCGDGGFMMNSQELETAVRLKLDLTVVVVRDDGYGMIRWKQGEMGLPDYGMELGNPDFVRYAEAYGARGHRPTSATEFGSTLARCLESGGVHVIDLPIDYSDDARALGAV; encoded by the coding sequence ATGAAGGCATCGGATGTGTTCGTCAAAGCGCTGGAAGCGGAGGGCGTGCGTTGCGTCTTCGGACTCCCTGGAGAGGAGAACCTGGACCTGCTCGAGTCCATGCGTGCCTCGGGCATGCGCTTCGTCGTCACGCGCCACGAGCAGGCCGCGGGCTTCATGGCCGCCACGTGGGGACGGCTCACGGGGAACGCGGGCGTGTGCCTCGCGACGCTGGGGCCCGGCGCGACCAACTTCGTCACGGCCGCGGCGTATGCCCAGCTCGGCGCCATGCCCATGGTGATGATCACCGGGCAGAAGCCCATCAAGGTCAGCAAGCAGGGCCACTTCCAGATCGTCGACGTCGTGGGGATGATGCGGCCGCTCACCAAGTCCACCCGCACGCTCGTCTCCGCGGAGCACGTCCCCTCGGCGGTGCGCGAGGCCTTCCGCCGCGCCCAGGAGGAGCGCCCCGGTGCGACGCACCTGGAGCTGCCCGAGGACGTGGCGCGCGAGTCCACGGAGGCCGCGCCCCTCGCGCCCATGGTCCATCGCCGGCCCGTGGCCGACGAGGCCTCCATCGCGCAGGCGGTCGAGGCCATCGCGTCCGCCCGCCGCCCGCTGCTCATGATTGGCGCGGGGGCCAACCGCAAGCTCACCTCGGAGATGCTGCGCGTCTTCGTGGACCGGGTGGGGATTCCCTTCTTCAGCACCCAGATGGGCAAGGGCGTGGTGGATGAGACGCATCCGCTCTGGATGGGCACGGCGGCGCTCTCGGACGGGGACTACGTCCACCGCGCCATCGAGGCCTCGGACTGCATCATCAACGTGGGCCACGACGTCATCGAGAAGCCGCCCTTCGTCATGCGCGACGACCGCCGCACGGTGGTCCACCTGAACTTCTCGCCGGCTGGAGTGGACCCCGTGTACTTCCCCAAGGTGGAGGTGACGGGCGACATCGCCAACGCGGTGTGGCGCCTGGCCGAGGGGGTCGGTCCCCGCTCGCACTGGGACTTCTCGCCCTTCGAGCAGGCCCGCGCGGGGCTCGACGCGCAGCTCGCGCGCGGCACGGACGACGACCGCTTCCCCATCTACCCCGCGCGGCTCGTCGCCGAGGTGCGGCGCGCGATGCCGGATGATGGAATCGTGTGCCTGGACAACGGCATGTACAAGCTCTGGTTCGCCCGCTACTACCGCTGCCGCCGGCCCAACACGCTGCTGCTCGACAACGCGCTCGCGACCATGGGCGCGGGGCTCCCGTCCGCCCTCGCGGCGAAGCTGGTCCACCCGCGCCGCAAGGTGCTCGCGGTCTGTGGTGACGGCGGGTTCATGATGAACTCGCAGGAGCTGGAGACGGCGGTGCGCCTGAAGCTGGACCTGACGGTGGTCGTGGTGCGCGACGACGGCTACGGGATGATCCGCTGGAAGCAGGGGGAGATGGGGCTGCCGGACTATGGAATGGAGCTGGGCAACCCGGACTTCGTCCGCTACGCGGAAGCCTACGGCGCACGCGGACACCGCCCCACGAGCGCCACGGAGTTCGGCTCCACGCTCGCGCGCTGCCTGGAGTCGGGCGGCGTGCACGTCATCGACCTGCCCATCGACTACTCGGATGATGCGCGCGCTCTCGGCGCCGTTTGA
- a CDS encoding LysR substrate-binding domain-containing protein has product MELRHLRYFSAVADALHFGRAARVLHVSQPTLSQQIRQLEEELGAPLFERARGGVRLTQAGELFRTYASRALEDVDAGRMAVGALRGLATGTLRVGYPPSMRGVVVPALAAVLRRHPGLALSAEEAIVRRVERRLADGKLDVGLAYAPARLPDLDAEPVFDSKLALVVARGHPLAGAKSVGARQLAEESFALLSRGLRVRARVDAWFSAMRLAPHIALESNAVGTVLAIVRAGLAVTVLPEPQLADAERLVVKRLSPAPRSELAALLWRKGAPRTPAAELFAEQVRERAKETRAN; this is encoded by the coding sequence ATGGAGCTCCGCCACCTGCGCTACTTCTCCGCCGTCGCCGACGCGCTGCACTTCGGCCGTGCCGCGCGAGTCCTCCACGTCTCGCAGCCCACGCTGTCGCAGCAGATCCGCCAGCTCGAGGAGGAGCTCGGCGCGCCGCTCTTCGAGCGCGCACGCGGCGGTGTGCGGCTGACGCAGGCGGGGGAGCTGTTCCGCACCTATGCCTCGCGCGCGCTGGAGGACGTGGACGCCGGCCGCATGGCGGTGGGAGCGCTGCGCGGACTGGCCACGGGGACGCTGCGGGTGGGCTACCCGCCCAGCATGCGCGGCGTGGTGGTGCCCGCGCTCGCCGCCGTGCTGCGCAGGCATCCAGGCCTGGCGCTGAGCGCCGAGGAGGCCATCGTCCGGCGCGTGGAGCGGCGGCTCGCCGACGGCAAGCTGGACGTGGGGCTGGCGTACGCCCCCGCGCGCCTCCCCGACCTCGACGCGGAGCCCGTCTTCGACAGCAAGCTCGCGCTCGTCGTCGCGCGGGGGCACCCGCTGGCGGGAGCGAAGTCCGTGGGGGCGCGTCAGCTCGCCGAGGAGTCGTTCGCGTTGCTCTCGCGTGGGCTGCGGGTGCGCGCGCGCGTGGATGCCTGGTTCTCCGCCATGCGGCTCGCCCCCCACATCGCGCTCGAGTCGAACGCGGTGGGCACCGTGCTCGCGATCGTCCGCGCGGGCCTCGCCGTCACCGTGCTCCCCGAGCCGCAGCTCGCCGACGCCGAGAGATTGGTGGTGAAACGGCTCTCTCCAGCGCCCCGCTCCGAGCTCGCGGCGCTCCTCTGGCGCAAGGGAGCTCCGCGTACACCCGCGGCGGAACTGTTCGCGGAGCAGGTGCGCGAGCGGGCGAAGGAGACCAGGGCGAATTGA
- a CDS encoding OmpA family protein has translation MFSRKHHQLLGGVALLWAFTAQAQRNIPSFELERLQLNPSARDSLVLSTGDLLQKGQYNVAFTMHYENKPLVLLQNDREIGTVISDRVTAHLSGAYAFTNWLEVGAQIPVVSQWGPETGGLGYETPETLALGTPWLQARAGILSENRDGPLDLGVHLGAALPLGSAEALTRDQGFVFTPRLGLGKRIGDSWRVGADVGALVRTKTYPLSEGRVDSRDELGLEVNGGINVTAALFGIKEELLVRGTYPTARTPASLEVLLGLRAPLGQGVEVYGMGGPGFGTTPGTPAFRVFAGLAFSPDTAAAARCVEGKPHDPAQCPDLDADGDGVKNSADRCPTEKGLAELNGCPDTDDDKDGILNRADRCPAQAENVNGYQDDDGCPDDPDSDGDGIVDSKDACPKDAEDKDGFQDEDGCPDPDNDQDGVTDARDACINEAGPRENRGCPDKDRDGDGLVDRLDNCPDEKGTEKNKGCKEKQTVQIEEGQIRLLEAVFFENNKDVISPRSHKMLDSVAAILNSHPEIEKVRIEGHTDNQGQADYNMDLSQRRANAVAKYLESKNVAASRLEPRGFGQTRPIASNDTKEGRAKNRRVEFKIVGDADGVQTQQGNPTGTLEK, from the coding sequence TTGTTTTCACGAAAGCATCACCAGTTGCTCGGGGGAGTCGCACTCCTCTGGGCCTTCACCGCGCAGGCGCAGCGCAACATCCCCAGCTTCGAGCTGGAGCGGCTGCAGCTCAACCCCAGTGCGCGAGACAGCCTCGTGCTGTCGACCGGCGACCTGCTGCAGAAGGGGCAGTACAACGTCGCCTTCACCATGCATTACGAGAACAAGCCGCTCGTGCTCCTCCAGAATGACAGGGAGATTGGCACCGTCATCTCCGACCGCGTGACGGCGCACCTGAGCGGCGCCTACGCCTTCACCAACTGGCTCGAGGTGGGCGCGCAGATTCCCGTCGTGTCCCAGTGGGGCCCGGAGACCGGGGGACTGGGCTATGAGACGCCGGAGACCCTGGCGCTGGGTACTCCCTGGCTGCAGGCTCGCGCTGGCATCCTCTCCGAGAATCGTGACGGACCGCTGGACCTCGGCGTGCACCTCGGCGCGGCGCTGCCCCTGGGCAGCGCGGAGGCCCTCACGCGGGACCAGGGCTTCGTCTTCACGCCGCGCCTGGGCCTCGGCAAGCGCATCGGGGATTCCTGGCGCGTGGGCGCCGACGTGGGCGCGCTCGTCCGCACCAAGACGTACCCGCTCTCCGAGGGACGGGTGGACTCCCGGGACGAGCTGGGCCTGGAGGTGAATGGCGGCATCAACGTCACCGCCGCCCTGTTCGGCATCAAGGAGGAGCTGCTGGTGCGCGGCACGTACCCCACGGCGCGCACGCCCGCCTCCCTGGAGGTGCTGCTCGGCCTGCGCGCCCCCCTGGGCCAGGGCGTGGAGGTGTACGGCATGGGCGGCCCCGGCTTCGGAACGACGCCGGGCACTCCGGCCTTCCGCGTGTTCGCGGGCCTCGCGTTCTCCCCGGACACCGCCGCGGCGGCCCGGTGCGTGGAGGGCAAGCCCCACGACCCGGCCCAGTGCCCCGACCTCGACGCCGACGGTGACGGCGTGAAGAACTCCGCCGACCGCTGCCCGACCGAGAAGGGCCTCGCCGAGCTCAACGGCTGCCCCGACACCGACGACGACAAGGACGGCATCCTCAACCGGGCCGACCGCTGCCCCGCCCAGGCGGAGAACGTCAACGGCTACCAGGATGACGACGGCTGCCCGGATGACCCGGACTCCGACGGTGATGGCATCGTGGACTCGAAGGACGCCTGCCCGAAGGACGCCGAGGACAAGGACGGCTTCCAGGACGAGGACGGCTGCCCCGACCCGGACAACGACCAGGACGGCGTCACCGACGCGCGCGACGCCTGCATCAACGAGGCGGGTCCGAGGGAGAACCGCGGCTGCCCCGACAAGGATCGCGATGGCGACGGCCTCGTCGACCGGCTCGACAACTGCCCCGATGAGAAGGGCACCGAGAAGAACAAGGGCTGCAAGGAGAAGCAGACCGTGCAGATCGAAGAGGGGCAGATCCGCCTGCTCGAGGCCGTCTTCTTCGAGAACAACAAGGACGTCATCAGCCCGCGCAGCCACAAGATGCTCGACTCGGTGGCGGCCATCCTCAACTCGCACCCGGAGATCGAGAAGGTGCGCATCGAGGGCCACACCGACAACCAGGGCCAGGCCGACTACAACATGGACCTGTCGCAGCGCCGCGCCAACGCGGTGGCGAAGTACCTCGAGAGCAAGAACGTGGCAGCCAGCCGCCTGGAGCCCAGGGGCTTCGGCCAGACGCGGCCCATCGCCAGCAATGACACCAAGGAAGGCCGCGCGAAGAACCGTCGCGTGGAGTTCAAGATCGTCGGGGACGCTGACGGCGTGCAGACGCAGCAGGGCAACCCCACCGGCACCCTCGAGAAGTGA
- a CDS encoding myxococcus cysteine-rich repeat containing protein, with translation MKFSRAAISAAALTFALLVTLTGCGGTELSESTTQDPTQEGTYALATCGNGKLEEDEQCDDGNTTDGDGCSSTCTLEARANCGNGTLDDFEQCDDGNTTDGDGCSAICTIQGGYSCPASPASPSGPSVCAPRCGDGIKDTSEACDDGNTTDGDGCNATCTAVESSFGCKNTGASAFITRRGRTECLTRSNLGAPPGLPETAIQPDLSVPGRYRIQYVSGAISFSNNKNWRPGIMGVNYFTPAGEQAFSVGYTEGFDTREQALALAVNPGARTRVERDFEALTGDVRVTFIDNDCDLLNNTDNTITYRVDAMSICQLIPVVTDPPAGGITDPVLGGTASPGATVKVYIDGSTSPACEAVADSSGNWTCTISGYEEGEHSITKVTSTTLSATEESTPGIDFSLDNNPPAPPVITGPTPGSVLDTSTPVISGTAEANSTVTVREGDTVICTATTDASGAWSCTPTTPLSEGPHTVTATATDVAGNTSQPSNDDPFTISIPPDTTITKGPGESTENTTAEFEYASNESNVTYECSLDGQDFAPCETSYTVARGQHTLRVRAVDAAGNVDPTPAEYTWTVTEPAPGEPPVFAGNGCSAAPVSSWLALLGLLGLRRRSRR, from the coding sequence GTGAAGTTCTCGCGCGCGGCGATTTCCGCGGCGGCGCTCACGTTCGCCCTCCTCGTCACCCTCACCGGCTGTGGTGGAACGGAGCTCTCCGAGTCCACCACCCAGGACCCCACGCAGGAGGGGACCTACGCGCTCGCCACCTGCGGCAACGGCAAGCTCGAAGAAGACGAGCAGTGCGACGACGGCAACACCACCGATGGTGATGGCTGCAGCTCCACTTGCACCCTCGAGGCCCGAGCGAACTGCGGCAACGGTACGCTCGACGATTTCGAGCAGTGCGACGACGGCAACACCACCGATGGTGATGGCTGCAGCGCCATCTGCACCATCCAGGGCGGGTACAGCTGCCCCGCCAGCCCTGCCAGCCCCTCGGGTCCCTCGGTGTGCGCACCGAGGTGTGGTGATGGTATCAAGGACACGTCCGAGGCCTGCGACGACGGCAACACCACCGATGGTGACGGCTGCAACGCCACCTGCACCGCCGTGGAGAGCAGCTTCGGCTGCAAGAACACGGGCGCGAGCGCCTTCATCACCCGCCGCGGCCGGACCGAATGCTTGACCAGGTCGAATCTCGGCGCTCCGCCCGGACTGCCCGAGACCGCGATCCAGCCCGACCTGAGCGTGCCGGGCCGGTACCGCATTCAATACGTCTCGGGAGCCATCAGCTTCTCGAACAACAAGAACTGGCGCCCCGGCATCATGGGCGTCAACTACTTCACCCCCGCCGGTGAGCAGGCCTTCTCGGTCGGATACACCGAAGGTTTCGACACGCGCGAACAGGCCCTCGCCCTGGCAGTCAACCCGGGCGCCCGTACGCGCGTGGAGAGGGACTTCGAGGCGCTCACGGGCGACGTGCGCGTGACCTTCATCGACAACGACTGCGACCTGCTCAACAACACCGACAACACCATCACCTACCGCGTGGACGCGATGTCCATCTGCCAGCTGATTCCCGTCGTCACGGATCCGCCCGCGGGTGGCATCACGGATCCGGTTCTCGGGGGCACCGCCTCGCCGGGCGCCACCGTGAAGGTCTACATCGATGGAAGCACCTCGCCGGCTTGCGAAGCCGTCGCCGATTCTTCCGGCAATTGGACGTGCACCATCTCCGGCTACGAGGAGGGGGAGCACTCTATCACCAAGGTCACCTCCACCACCCTGAGCGCCACGGAGGAGAGCACCCCTGGTATCGACTTCAGCCTCGATAACAACCCGCCAGCCCCGCCCGTCATCACGGGCCCGACGCCGGGCTCCGTGCTTGACACCTCGACGCCCGTGATCAGCGGCACGGCGGAGGCGAACAGCACGGTGACGGTGCGTGAGGGCGACACGGTGATCTGCACCGCCACCACCGACGCCAGCGGCGCGTGGAGCTGCACCCCGACCACCCCGCTCTCCGAGGGTCCGCACACCGTGACGGCCACGGCCACCGACGTGGCAGGCAACACCAGCCAGCCCTCCAACGACGATCCCTTCACCATCAGCATCCCGCCCGACACCACCATCACCAAGGGCCCCGGTGAGAGCACCGAGAACACCACCGCTGAGTTCGAGTACGCGTCGAACGAGAGCAACGTGACCTACGAGTGCAGCCTGGACGGTCAGGATTTCGCTCCTTGCGAGACCAGCTACACCGTCGCCCGGGGGCAGCACACGTTGAGAGTGCGCGCCGTGGATGCCGCGGGCAACGTGGACCCGACGCCCGCCGAGTACACGTGGACGGTGACGGAGCCCGCTCCCGGGGAGCCCCCCGTCTTCGCCGGTAACGGCTGCAGCGCGGCCCCCGTCTCGTCCTGGCTGGCGCTCCTGGGCCTGCTCGGCCTGCGTCGGAGGAGCCGTCGCTGA